From a single Parambassis ranga chromosome 2, fParRan2.1, whole genome shotgun sequence genomic region:
- the LOC114432633 gene encoding semaphorin-5B-like yields MVTSGRALSPCGLVLVICASMCLCQQPLTKPAECSRKEHPVVSYQALRTWVSEFSHPGVKDFSQLTMDLHRNQLIVGARNYLFRLSLSNASLIQATEWAPDEDTKRSCQSKGKSEDECQNYIRVLLISGRMLFTCGTNAFTPVCITRQVFNMSQVLDTVNGVARCPYDPRHNSTAMVTEKGELYAATVIDFSGRDPVIYRSLGNMPPLRTAQYNSKWLNEPHFVSVYEIGRFAYFFLRETAVENDCGKMVFSRVARVCKNDMGGRFLLEDTWTTFMKARLNCSRSGEIPFYYNELQSTFYLPEQDLIYGIFTTNVNSISASAVCAFNLSSITQAFNGPFRYQENPRTAWLSTPNPIPNFQCGTLEEGGPGGNLTERSLQDAQRLFLMNDVVQPVTINPLLTQDNLRFSKLVVDLVQGRDALYHVMYIGTEYGTILKTLSTTNKSLHGCYLEELRILPEGQVGPIKSLKILHTDRSLFVGLDDRLVKIPLERCSNYPTERTCMEARDPYCGWDHKQKRCTTIEESSNMNQWTQNITECPLRNLTQNGGFGPWAPWQPCNHNDGEGSISSCMCRSRTCDGPVARCGGFECKGPTIQVANCSRNGGWTPWSSWGQCSSSCGIGFEVRQRSCNNPAPRHGGRICVGQGREERLCNEKKPCPLPVLWTAWSSWAHCSAECGGGVHSRTRTCENGNNCPGCAMEYKACNLEACPEVRRNTPWTPWMPVNVSQDGSRQEQRFRYTCRALLHEPQQLQMGKKKVETRFCPNDGSGACQTDSLVEDLVKTSGRALSLPQGAQWGSWEMWSSCSQQCSSGFRTRKRSCSTVEGRTNPSACVGSPVEYQDCNAQPCPVSGAWSCWSSWSHCSSSCGGGHYQRTRTCSSPPPANGGDICIGLHTEEALCNTHVCEGSGEWTEWGYCDEEGMQHRTRRCSDDQEAEVSACQGNITQSRPCQPHEVPVILPGQEDQSCGTFTLFQLVAVGSASFFAAALLSALAYTYCHHLNRPSAESAVIHPSTPNHLTYNKQGNTPKNEKYIPMEFKTLNKNNLHVNDETCNHFSSPLPSSNVFTTTYYPPTLGKYDFHADSPCRTYMHS; encoded by the exons ATGGTAACATCAGGGCGGGCCCTCTCCCCCTGTGGCCTCGTGCTGGTCATCTGTGCATCCATGTGTCTGTGCCAGCAGCCCTTGACTAAACCTGCAGAGTGCAGTAGAAAGGAGCATCCTGTTGTCTCCTACCAAG CACTCAGGACATGGGTGTCGGAGTTCTCCCATCCAGGAGTGAAGGATTTCTCCCAGCTGACCATGGACCTGCACAGAAACCAGCTGATTGTAGGAGCAAG GAACTACCTGTTCAGATTGAGTTTGAGCAACGCCTCCCTCATACAG GCTACTGAATGGGCACCAGATGAAGACACGAAGCGTTCATGCCAGAGCAAAGGCAAATCTgag GATGAATGTCAGAACTACATCCGGGTTTTGTTGATAAGTGGGAGGATGCTCTTCACATGTGGGACCAATGCTTTTACCCCCGTCTGCATAACCAGGCAG GTTTTTAACATGAGTCAGGTGTTGGACACAGTGAATGGTGTTGCCCGATGTCCCTACGACCCACGCCACAACTCCACTGCCATGGTAACGGAAAAAGGCGAGCTGTACGCTGCCACGGTGATCGACTTCTCTGGGCGTGATCCTGTCATCTACAGGAGCCTAGGCAACATGCCGCCACTGCGCACAGCACAATACAATTCCAAATGGCTTAATG AGCCTCATTTCGTGTCTGTGTACGAGATCGGTCGCTTCGCCTACTTCTTCCTGCGAGAAACTGCTGTGGAAAATGATTGTGGGAAGATGGTGTTCTCTCGGGTGGCTCGGGTTTGCAAGAACGACATGGGAGGCCGTTTTCTCCTGGAGGACACATGGACCACCTTCATGAAGGCGCGGCTCAACTGCTCACGCTCAGGAGAAATCCCCTTTTACTACAATGAGCTGCAGAGCACCTTCTACCTACCAGAGCAAGACCTGATCTACGGCATCTTCACCACCAATGT GAACAGTATATCtgcctctgctgtttgtgcCTTCAATCTGAGCTCCATCACCCAGGCCTTCAATGGACCCTTTCGTTACCAAGAGAACCCGCGCACTGCTTGGCTCTCCACCCCAAACCCTATACCCAATTTTCAG TGTGGCACGCTGGAGGAGGGCGGCCCTGGTGGAAACCTGACAGAGCGCAGCCTCCAGGACGCCCAGCGGCTCTTCCTCATGAATGATGTGGTCCAGCCGGTCACCATCAACCCTCTGCTCACCCAGGACAACCTGCGCTTTTCCAAGCTGGTGGTGGACCTCGTGCAGGGCCGGGATGCTCTGTACCACGTCATGTACATCGGCACCG AGTACGGCACCATCCTGAAGACTCTCTCCACAACCAATAAGAGCCTTCATGGCTGCTACCTGGAGGAGCTCAGGATCCTCCCTGAGGGGCAGGTGGGACCAATAAAAAGCCTCAAAATCCTCCACACGGACCGATCGCTGTTTGTGGGGCTCGATGACAGGCTGGTGAAGATCCCATTAGAGCGCTGCTCCAACTATCCAACTGAACG TACCTGCATGGAGGCTCGAGATCCATACTGTGGCTGGGATCACAAACAGAAGCGCTGCACCACCATTGAGGAGAGCTCCAACATGAACCAGTGGACCCAGAACATCACAGAGTGCCCA CTGAGGAACCTGACACAGAATGGTGGTTTTGGACCTTGGGCGCCATGGCAACCTTGTAACCACAACGACGGCGAGGGATCCATCAGCAGCTGCATGTGTCGGTCCCGTACATGTGACGGACCGGTTGCCAGATGTGGTGGTTTTGAATGCAAAGGTCCGACCATCCAGGTGGCAAACTGCTCCAG GAATGGAGGTTGGACGCCGTGGTCTTCATGGGGCCAGTGCAGCAGCAGTTGCGGCATTGGATTTGAAGTGAGGCAGCGGTCCTGCAACAACCCTGCACCTCGGCACGGTGGGAGGATCTGTGTAGGCCAGGGTCgagaggagag ACTGTGCAATGAGAAAAAGCCCTGTCCTCTGCCGGTGCTGTGGACGGCATGGAGCTCCTGGGCTCACTGTAGCGCTGAATGTGGAGGAGGGGTCCACTCCAGGACCAGAACCTGTGAGAATGGAAACAACTGTCCTGGATGTGCAATG GAGTATAAGGCTTGTAACCTGGAGGCTTGTCCTGAGGTTCGCCGGAACACCCCCTGGACACCATGGATGCCGGTTAATGTCAGTCAAGATGGCTCGCGGCAGGAGCAGAGATTCAGGTACACATGCCGGGCGCTGCTACATGAGCCGCAGCAGCTCCAGATGGGCAAGAAGAAGGTGGAGACACGATTCTGCCCCAACGACGGGTCCGGGGCCTGCCAGACTGAct CTTTGGTTGAAGACTTAGTGAAGACAAGTGGTCGAGCTCTGTCCCTACCCCAAGGTGCCCAATGGGGATCATGGGAAATGTGGTCCAGCTGTTCTCAGCAGTGTTCCAGTGGCTTCCGAACCCGGAAGCGTAGCTGCTCCACAGTAGAGGGCAGAACCAACCCCAGCGCCTGTGTGGGATCTCCTGTGGAGTACCAGGACTGCAACGCTCAACCCTGCCCAG tcagTGGTGCCTGGTCCTGCTGGTCCTCCTGGTCCCACTGCTCATCCAGCTGTGGAGGCGGTCACTACCAGCGGACTCGGACATGCAGCAGCCCACCACCTGCCAATGGAGGAGACATCTGTATAGGCCTGCATACTGAAGAGGCTCTCTGTAATACACATGTCTGTGAAG GCTCGGGAGAGTGGACCGAGTGGGGGTATTGTGATGAGGAGGGTATGCAGCATCGCACCCGTCGCTGCAGTGATGACCAGGAGGCCGAGGTCAGCGCCTGCCAGGGCAACATCACCCAGTCCAGGCCGTGCCAGCCTCATGAGGTGCCAG TTATTTTGCCTGGCCAAGAGGACCAGAGCTGTGGAA CCTTCACCTTGTTCCAGCTGGTAGCTGTTGGCTCGGCCAGCTTCTTTGCTGCAGCCCTGCTCTCAGCACTGGCCTACACGTACTGCCACCACCTCAACCGACCATCAGCAGAGTCAGCGGTCATCCACCCGAGCACACCCAACCACCTCACCTACAACAAGCAGGGCAACACGCCAAAGAATGAGAAGTACATCCCCATGGAGTTTAAG ACCCTAAATAAGAACAACCTCCATGTGAATGATGAGACGTGCAACCACTTCTCCTCACCGCTGCCCTCCAGCAACGTGTTCACCACCACCTACTATCCTCCGACTCTGGGCAAGTACGACTTCCATGCAGACTCCCCCTGCAGGACCTACATGCACAGCTGA